From Pelosinus fermentans DSM 17108, the proteins below share one genomic window:
- a CDS encoding amidohydrolase, protein MVADIVLKNGVVYTADEQDQIHQAVAIKDNTILFTGSDKEVQNFISNKTQIIDLGGKMVLPGLIDSHIHPPGLSLSELYEVQLFNINSIEGYVEAVKKFIAEHPDVKMVYGRGWSWGILAGEELIKGPRKEYLDAVTSEIPIVLRAHDGHTLWVNSKALEINGITSETEVPQGGVIETDQSNGELWGTLKEWAMWLIALPEYSLDQYITAMTAFQKKMHRFGITSILCMASVPFDVIFKACDEMQKAKQLQLRVRGAMTVNTRENLLSQLMHIKELRRQYQTPLLQVITAKFFTDGVIEGCTSYLLEPYSIKAGRGENYYGDFLWEMENLKNAFYTVNQCGMQIHVHSTGDGSTRKVLDALEYANNKMAAGDYRNTITHLQLVDQKDILRFKELNVVASVQPYWQFKGPKWWYNVDYQFMGERANLEFPLGTFFREGITVASSSDYPATAVPNPFLAMDVGVTRNIDNGALHGVEDITDMDDERYLLNKGERATVEQMIKSFTINGAYTLFMEHEIGSIKVGKIADLVVIDQNLFVVNPIDIDKTKILMTFFDGKLVYKVD, encoded by the coding sequence ATGGTAGCTGACATCGTATTGAAAAATGGCGTAGTGTATACCGCTGATGAGCAAGATCAGATACATCAAGCAGTGGCAATTAAGGATAATACAATTTTGTTTACAGGCAGCGATAAGGAAGTGCAGAATTTTATAAGTAATAAAACTCAAATCATTGATTTGGGAGGGAAGATGGTACTGCCTGGTTTGATCGATAGTCACATTCATCCACCTGGTTTATCCTTATCAGAGCTTTACGAAGTTCAGCTATTTAATATAAATAGCATAGAAGGATATGTGGAGGCTGTAAAGAAGTTTATTGCAGAGCATCCAGATGTTAAAATGGTTTATGGCAGAGGCTGGTCATGGGGTATATTAGCAGGTGAAGAGTTGATTAAAGGACCTCGCAAAGAATATCTCGATGCTGTTACGAGTGAGATTCCTATCGTTTTACGCGCACATGATGGTCACACCCTATGGGTAAATTCCAAAGCTTTAGAAATAAATGGTATAACTTCGGAAACCGAAGTACCTCAGGGCGGCGTTATAGAAACGGATCAGAGTAATGGTGAGTTGTGGGGAACTCTAAAAGAATGGGCTATGTGGCTGATTGCCTTGCCTGAATATAGTTTGGATCAATATATTACTGCGATGACTGCCTTCCAGAAGAAGATGCATCGTTTTGGTATTACGAGTATTCTTTGTATGGCAAGCGTGCCTTTTGATGTCATTTTTAAAGCTTGTGATGAAATGCAAAAAGCGAAACAACTGCAGCTGCGTGTTCGTGGCGCTATGACGGTTAATACCAGAGAGAATCTGCTTAGCCAACTTATGCATATTAAAGAGTTGAGGAGACAGTATCAGACTCCTTTGCTCCAAGTCATTACTGCAAAGTTTTTTACGGATGGGGTAATTGAAGGCTGTACTAGTTATTTATTAGAGCCTTATAGTATAAAAGCTGGAAGAGGTGAGAACTATTATGGTGATTTTCTGTGGGAAATGGAAAATCTAAAGAATGCTTTTTATACAGTGAATCAGTGCGGTATGCAAATTCATGTTCACTCGACGGGCGATGGTTCGACTAGAAAGGTATTGGATGCTTTAGAATACGCTAATAATAAAATGGCAGCAGGAGACTATCGTAATACCATTACCCACTTACAGCTTGTAGATCAAAAGGATATATTGCGCTTTAAAGAACTGAATGTAGTTGCTAGCGTACAGCCATACTGGCAATTTAAAGGTCCTAAATGGTGGTATAATGTTGATTATCAGTTCATGGGTGAACGTGCTAATCTGGAATTTCCTTTAGGTACTTTTTTTCGCGAAGGGATCACTGTAGCGTCTTCTTCCGATTATCCTGCCACAGCTGTGCCCAATCCTTTCTTAGCGATGGATGTTGGTGTCACACGTAATATTGATAACGGTGCCTTACATGGCGTAGAGGATATTACAGATATGGATGATGAAAGGTATCTTTTAAATAAAGGCGAACGAGCCACTGTAGAGCAAATGATCAAAAGTTTTACTATAAATGGTGCCTATACTTTATTTATGGAACATGAAATTGGTTCTATTAAAGTGGGGAAGATTGCTGATCTAGTGGTTATTGATCAAAATTTATTTGTGGTGAATCCTATTGATATAGATAAGACGAAAATCCTCATGACCTTTTTTGATGGCAAACTAGTATACAAGGTGGATTGA
- a CDS encoding ABC transporter ATP-binding protein, protein MSQKDEQKTEGKKQVRNSLNSDNVGGIRGSLSGRRGRGPIVKPKNFLATFKRLWYYIGKEKNVLTYILLFLIAESLLTLLGPYLIGLSIDTMSASNGFVDFNALEILVMTLIFVYVTSGVLTFLQGWLMAGMSQRIIADIRRVLFKKLQHLPVAFFDIHPHGELMSRLSNDIDNVSGTISQSTTQLLSGSIMIIGSLTMMIVLSPFLTVVNLLTACLVILLARVIANKTSELFKEQQAELGRLNSHIEETISGIQLVKAFNREDKVIAAFDDVNMKLCEVGLKAQIWSGFLMPLMNVINNFGIALIAVIGGILAIKSIITIGVIASFLSYSRQFARPLNDLANIFNLLQSGVAGAERVFEILDEKEETADLPNAIILNNPKGHVVFENVSFGYRPDVSVLKNVSFLSAEGSSTALVGPTGAGKTTIVNLVTRFYDVTDGRILIDGIDVREYTRDSLRRCFGIVLQDAYLFSGTIRENIKYGKPDATDEEVQEASIMANAHRFISMLPKQYETQLSENGANLSQGQRQLLAIARVILAKPSILILDEATSSIDTRTEIHIQDALLKIMQGHTSFVIAHRLNTIRGANNILVIDHGEIVEEGNHDFLIHTEGVYYQMFFDQFKILREHNV, encoded by the coding sequence ATGTCTCAAAAAGATGAGCAGAAAACAGAAGGTAAGAAGCAAGTGCGTAATTCACTGAATTCTGATAACGTGGGAGGAATACGTGGAAGTCTGAGTGGACGCCGTGGAAGAGGCCCAATTGTTAAACCTAAAAATTTTTTAGCAACCTTTAAGCGATTATGGTATTACATAGGTAAGGAAAAAAATGTGTTAACCTATATTTTGTTATTTCTAATAGCGGAGTCGTTACTTACTCTATTAGGACCTTATTTGATAGGTCTTTCTATTGATACGATGTCTGCTTCCAATGGCTTTGTTGATTTTAATGCATTAGAAATATTGGTGATGACCTTAATTTTTGTATATGTAACTAGTGGAGTTTTGACTTTTCTACAGGGATGGCTTATGGCAGGGATGTCTCAGCGGATTATTGCAGATATTAGAAGGGTTTTATTTAAAAAACTTCAACATCTTCCTGTTGCCTTTTTTGACATTCATCCTCATGGAGAATTAATGAGCAGATTATCGAATGATATTGATAATGTAAGCGGAACGATATCTCAGTCAACGACACAATTATTATCTGGCTCCATTATGATTATTGGTTCTCTGACGATGATGATTGTGTTGAGCCCTTTTCTTACTGTAGTCAATTTACTTACTGCTTGTTTGGTGATTTTACTTGCTCGTGTTATTGCTAATAAAACAAGTGAATTATTCAAAGAGCAGCAGGCAGAACTCGGGAGATTAAATAGTCATATTGAAGAAACAATTTCAGGCATACAGTTAGTAAAGGCGTTTAATCGTGAGGATAAGGTAATTGCAGCATTTGATGATGTAAATATGAAATTATGTGAAGTAGGCTTGAAAGCACAAATTTGGTCAGGATTTTTAATGCCGCTTATGAATGTAATTAATAATTTTGGAATTGCTCTGATTGCTGTTATAGGTGGTATTCTAGCAATAAAAAGTATAATTACGATTGGTGTTATTGCTAGTTTTTTAAGCTATTCAAGACAATTTGCCAGACCTTTAAATGATTTGGCAAATATATTTAATCTTTTACAGTCTGGTGTTGCTGGTGCAGAGAGAGTATTCGAGATTCTTGATGAGAAAGAAGAAACCGCAGATCTGCCAAACGCTATAATATTAAACAATCCTAAAGGGCATGTTGTTTTTGAAAATGTTAGTTTTGGTTATCGACCAGATGTTTCAGTATTGAAAAATGTAAGCTTTTTGTCGGCAGAAGGTAGTAGTACTGCGCTTGTAGGGCCTACAGGTGCAGGAAAAACTACGATTGTAAACCTAGTTACCCGATTTTATGATGTAACTGATGGAAGGATATTAATTGATGGAATTGATGTCAGAGAGTATACCAGAGATAGCCTGAGGCGATGTTTTGGTATTGTACTGCAGGATGCATATTTGTTTTCTGGTACAATTAGAGAAAATATAAAATATGGAAAGCCTGATGCAACTGATGAAGAAGTGCAAGAAGCATCAATAATGGCTAATGCACATCGTTTTATTTCAATGCTTCCGAAGCAATATGAAACTCAGCTATCAGAAAATGGCGCAAATTTAAGTCAAGGTCAAAGACAGCTTCTAGCGATTGCAAGAGTGATCTTAGCTAAACCGTCGATTCTTATTTTGGATGAGGCTACAAGCAGCATTGATACTCGTACCGAAATACATATACAGGATGCGTTGCTAAAAATAATGCAGGGACACACAAGTTTTGTCATTGCTCACCGATTAAATACCATTCGGGGCGCAAATAATATCTTAGTAATTGATCATGGTGAAATCGTGGAAGAAGGTAATCATGATTTCTTAATCCACACTGAAGGAGTCTATTATCAGATGTTTTTTGATCAATTTAAAATATTGAGAGAACACAATGTTTAG
- a CDS encoding ABC transporter ATP-binding protein, with protein MNFFSRYTGKYGKKFFLAVFFVMCETVCDLILPAIMSQIIDVGIAGKNMEYVLLKGGFMLFITALGAIAASFRNIISSTVSQKFGTELRLDLYKKIQTLSLENIEHFDRASLVTRLTNDVTQIQNLVNGLMRIFIKGPFLCIGSLIMAIQLNAKLALILAVVIPIVGILILINMKFGFPFFIKVQQVLDQLNSVMREYLSGVRIVKAFNRFDYEVEKFNKANQELQFKSVKAMRMISIFGPGIMLTVNFGIAAVLWFGGKYVHLGEMQAGHIIAFINYMTQMLFSLLLISMVFNMFVRAKASTERISEVFAQEDRMTWDCCPSSMTVIKGRIDFQNVYFSYGKMKEEAVIKNVTMTCMPGERIGIIGSTGSGKSSLIQLIPRFYDVTSGSIKIDGEDVKDINPKWIREKIGIVPQKSILFTGTIMDNIKWGKENATMEEIETAARVAQAHDFIIALPEGYQTKVGQGGVNFSGGQKQRLAIARAFVKKPEILILDDATSAVDVLTEEKIKEALKQYAKNLTCLIIAQRIISIVDLDRIIVLDQGEIVGIGKHRELMESCEIYQEIFYSQVGKEM; from the coding sequence ATGAACTTTTTTAGTCGTTACACAGGAAAATATGGTAAAAAATTTTTTCTGGCTGTATTTTTTGTAATGTGTGAGACGGTGTGTGATCTTATATTGCCGGCGATCATGTCGCAAATTATTGATGTGGGGATAGCCGGAAAGAATATGGAATATGTTCTTTTAAAAGGAGGTTTCATGCTCTTTATTACAGCATTAGGAGCCATTGCAGCGTCTTTCCGCAATATTATATCAAGTACTGTTTCGCAAAAATTTGGGACTGAGCTGAGATTGGATTTATATAAAAAAATTCAAACATTGTCTCTTGAAAATATTGAGCACTTTGATAGAGCTTCTTTGGTAACGCGCTTAACAAATGATGTTACGCAAATCCAGAATCTTGTAAATGGACTCATGAGAATCTTTATCAAGGGGCCTTTTTTGTGCATCGGAAGTCTTATTATGGCGATACAACTCAATGCTAAATTAGCATTGATCTTGGCAGTGGTCATTCCGATTGTAGGGATATTAATCCTTATTAATATGAAATTTGGTTTTCCTTTTTTTATAAAGGTTCAACAGGTTCTTGACCAGTTAAATAGTGTAATGAGAGAATATTTATCTGGTGTCAGGATTGTAAAGGCGTTTAATCGATTTGATTATGAAGTAGAGAAATTTAATAAAGCAAATCAAGAACTCCAATTCAAATCTGTTAAAGCGATGCGGATGATCTCTATTTTTGGGCCGGGGATTATGCTTACAGTAAATTTTGGTATTGCAGCAGTGCTCTGGTTTGGAGGAAAGTATGTACATTTAGGAGAAATGCAGGCAGGCCATATTATTGCATTTATTAATTATATGACACAAATGTTGTTCTCATTGCTGTTAATTTCTATGGTTTTTAATATGTTCGTGAGAGCAAAAGCATCAACAGAGCGTATTAGTGAGGTATTTGCTCAAGAAGATCGGATGACATGGGATTGTTGTCCTAGTTCGATGACAGTTATTAAAGGTAGAATTGATTTTCAAAATGTATATTTTTCTTATGGAAAAATGAAGGAAGAGGCAGTTATTAAAAATGTTACGATGACCTGTATGCCAGGAGAACGGATTGGGATCATTGGTTCTACAGGTTCAGGCAAGAGTAGTCTTATTCAGTTGATTCCTCGTTTTTATGATGTAACTTCTGGTTCTATCAAAATTGATGGGGAAGATGTGAAGGACATAAACCCAAAGTGGATACGAGAGAAAATAGGTATTGTGCCTCAGAAATCAATACTATTTACTGGTACCATTATGGATAATATAAAATGGGGAAAAGAAAATGCTACGATGGAGGAAATTGAAACTGCAGCTAGGGTTGCGCAAGCACACGACTTTATTATTGCATTACCTGAAGGGTATCAAACAAAAGTTGGGCAGGGTGGCGTCAATTTTTCTGGTGGACAAAAGCAGCGGCTGGCGATTGCAAGAGCATTTGTTAAAAAGCCGGAAATTCTTATTTTAGATGATGCAACAAGTGCTGTTGATGTGCTTACAGAAGAGAAAATAAAAGAAGCCTTAAAACAATATGCCAAAAATCTTACTTGTCTTATTATTGCTCAGCGGATTATCTCCATTGTGGATTTAGATAGAATAATAGTACTTGATCAAGGGGAAATTGTGGGTATTGGCAAGCATCGTGAACTGATGGAAAGTTGTGAAATTTATCAAGAAATATTTTACTCACAAGTAGGTAAGGAGATGTAG